The following are encoded together in the Daucus carota subsp. sativus chromosome 5, DH1 v3.0, whole genome shotgun sequence genome:
- the LOC135153047 gene encoding uncharacterized protein LOC135153047 produces the protein MKKNRIHSAFDRPLTMWEKYCLHHCFAFLLGFTLPANFFYDLRLSVAEDYSVQGFNEYYSDQTGSQGYLFTSYKGTCSIQILLKVQMSNRVNHVKCTSVIHRFDTLRLQPLGDIYQGEHFVNSLKDEVNIIKKLRCKCNFHAPKSVPKLQEAGSLIIKRIRKSDVSTNLVDKEVLGNFTTEAPLENKEKKQGVPKLGGNWNKKLNLEIYLKEIRNCWIVCT, from the exons ATGAAGAAA AACAGGATTCATTCGGCTTTCGATAGGCCGTTAACAATGTGGGAAAAGTATTGTTTGCACCATTGTTTTGCTTTTCTGCTAGGATTCACGCTGCCCGCAAAT TTTTTCTATGACTTAAGGTTGTCTGTGGCAGAAGATTACTCTGTTCAGGGTTTTAATGAGTATTATAGTGATCAG acAGGGTCACAGGGTTATCTCTTTACATCATACAAAGGAACTTGCTCCATTCAGATTCTTTTGAAGGTACAAATGTCTAACAGAG TGAACCATGTAAAGTGTACATCTGTGATACATCGTTTTGATACACTGAGACTGCAGCCACTTGGTGATATTTATCAAGGGGAACATTTCGTGAATTCACTTAAGGATGAAGTCAATATCATAAAG AAACTGAGATGCAAGTGTAACTTCCATGCTCCAAAGTCTGTGCCTAAGCTACAAGAAGCTGGCTCATTGATAATAAAAAGGATAAGAAAATCTGATGTCTCGACAAACTTGGTAGATAAGGAAGTACTTGGGAACTTCACCACAGAAGCTCCTTTGGAAAATAAGGAAAA gaagcaAGGAGTTCCTAAACTTGgaggaaattggaataaaaagcTTAATTTGGAGATTTATTTGAAGGAAATTCGGAATTGTTGGATTGTTTGCACTTGA
- the LOC108194532 gene encoding protein MAIN-LIKE 1-like: MDVGRSGPGPLDGSLLTLQSVHRSQVVWNNIEPPPDFRLRTNFGEYWKRVRAHRPHQMIMDAIRDLGFDCIFRLGQFKHDRGLITAFIERWRGETHTFHLPFGEATITLEDVHHILGLPTEGDPLILRGASTTVEERRVLVREFLGLLPEAKDDVNRGGLKIKWLVDNFGSCERLEQLDPEDIGYGVQVTYHIRAHLLCVIGSLFPHSSGNRVQLDLLWLLRDMDQLRRYSWGSAVLGFLYQKLCSSSRDNCTDFCGYATLVQVWIYERFPSLAPRHRGQPLFEYPLALRWKAPLRHCEVPHAQSRMTQYELDALTPRQFRWRPYADLPAEHHPEATVYLRWTAPAPMMYMSYVEWCYTDRVTRQFGFMQGVPYSSPYPNHQQLHDHYNEQVDWMYARQPFVDLWDTRMERALASPPLMHGEGCTASYLPWFHRVTRRIIINPLHWPQQEGAFQGTQLSTQELEEQLSAMQRAIDPYAPDLGLANHVLQDMVTRVQRRPTEQAPARPRARAPAGRRGRPPVTPVVPEEGTYYTHVGSSHLAGTSHSAGHDGAGTFEAGGWSPFIQPSTSEGGAWPQRSRLGDDEAQDDEGPSQDHLSESYVYRPDMSFLEDHTPPPFTQEPSFGSSTYRFGSPPVTFTPMMSTSGEGFTTPLPAFAAFAGDSSPWAYAPVRPPRAAAQPSEVEDESDHEEPSEHEQRQQPPRAAKGKGRRCHTGSHFFGHTKK, from the exons ATGGATGTCGGTCGTTCTGGTCCCGGACCTTTAGACGGGAGTTTGTTGACATTACAGTCTGTGCACAGGTCTCAGGTTGTGTGGAACAACATAGAG CCACCCCCTGATTTCAGATTGAGGACAAACTTTGGGGAGTATTGGAAGAGAGTTCGAGCCCACAGACCGCATCAGATGATCATGGATGCAATCAgggatttaggatttgattgcaTATTTAGGCTGGGACAGTTCAAGCACGACAGGGGTTTGATTACAGCCTTTATCGAGAGATGGCGTGGAGAGACGCACACCTTCCACCTGCCGTTCGGAGAGGCCACTATCACTCTTGAGGATGTTCATCACATTCTCGGGTTACCCACTGAGGGTGATCCACTCATCCTCCGTGGAGCGAGTACCACCGTGGAGGAAAGGCGCGTGCTAGTACGCGAATTTCTTGGGCTATTACCAGAAGCCAAGGACGATGTTAACCGAGGTGGTTTAAAGATCAAATGGCTTGTGGATAACTTCGGGTCTTGTGAGCGGTTGGAGCAGTTGGATCCAGAGGATATAGGTTATGGTGTACAGGTTACCTACCATATTCGGGCGCACCTACTATGCGTTATTGGATCATTGTTCCCCCACAGCAGCGGGAACCGCGTGCAGCTTGACCTTCTATGGTTACTGAGGGACATGGACCAGCTGCGTCGGTATAGCTGGGGTAGTGCTGTTCTTGGCTTCCTATACCAGAAGCTATGTTCTTCTAGCCGGGATAACTGTACTGATTTCTGTGGCTACGCCACATTGGTACAG GTGTGGATTTACGAGCGCTTTCCGTCACTAGCGCCTAGGCACAGGGGTCAACCCTTGTTCGAGTACCCGCTGGCGCTGAG GTGGAAGGCGCCACTTAGGCATTGTGAGGTGCCGCATGCGCAGAGCCGCATGACACAATATGAGTTGGATGCGTTGACACCCCGACAGTTTCGATGGAGGCCATATGCTGATTTACCTGCAGAGCATCACCCGGAGGCCACTGTGTACTTGCGTTGGACGGCTCCCGCCCCCATGATGTACATGTCCTACGTCGAGTGGTGCTACACGGACAGGGTGACGAGGCAGTTTGGTTTTATGCAGGGTGTACCATATTCCTCTCCCTACCCTAATCATCAGCAGCTGCACGACCACTACAACGAGCAGGTTGATTGGATGTACGCGAGGCAGCCATTTGTTGATCTTTGGGATACGCGCATGGAGCGTGCCCTCGCATCTCCTCCACTTATGCATGGCGAGGGTTGCACTGCCTCATACCTGCCATGGTTCCACAGGGTCACACGTCGAATCATCATTAACCCCTTACACTGGCCACAGCAGGAGGGTGCCTTCCAGGGAACACAGCTCTCGACACAGGAACTG GAGGAGCAGTTATCCGCTATGCAGCGTGCCATTGACCCTTATGCTCCTGATTTGGGTCTGGCAAACCATGTTTTACAGGATATGGTTACTCGTGTACAGCGTCGACCTACGGAACAGGCCCCTGCCAGACCTAGGGCACGGGCTCCTGCAGGGCGTAGGGGACGACCACCAGTCACACCGGTAGTGCCCGAAGAGGGCACTTACTACACCCATGTGGGTAGCTCACACCTTGCAGGCACCTCACATTCTGCAGGTCATGATGGAGCAGGTACTTTTGAGGCTGGTGGTTGGTCTCCATTCATTCAGCCTTCTACATCTGAGGGGGGTGCATGGCCCCAAAGGAGCAGATTAGGGGATGATGAGGCACAGGACGATGAGGGTCCGTCACAGGATCACTTGTCAGAGTCATATGTATATCGTCCTGACATGTCATTCTTAGAGGATCACACACCTCCCCCATTCACCCAGGAGCCGTCCTTTGGGAGCAGTACATACAGATTCGGGAGTCCACCTGTCACGTTCACTCCGATGATGTCCACCAGCGGCGAGGGTTTTACCACACCTTTACCCGCTTTTGCTGCATTTGCGGGGGATAGTAGCCCCTGGGCGTACGCACCTGTGCGTCCACCGAGAGCAGCAGCACAGCCGTCGGAGGTTGAGGATGAGTCTGACCATGAGGAGCCATCCGAGCATGAGCAGAGACAGCAGCCACCTAGAGCTGCGAAGGGGAAGGGTCGTAGATGTCACACTGGAAGTCACTTCTTCGGGCATACGAAGAAGTAG